From the genome of Homalodisca vitripennis isolate AUS2020 chromosome 8, UT_GWSS_2.1, whole genome shotgun sequence, one region includes:
- the LOC124367529 gene encoding adhesive plaque matrix protein 2-like — protein MCKHWLNVHDCMTDAVRLKETKRPCSPSPCGSNTVCKERNGSGSCRCRANYSGDPYTGCRPECVLTTDCPPSRACVSNRCVDPCPGVCGVNAQCQVINHVPVCSCVAGFTGNPLTSCQLIPPCKLY, from the coding sequence ATGTGCAAACACTGGTTAAATGTTCACGATTGTATGACCGACGCAGTTCGACTGAAGGAGACGAAGCGACCGTGTTCACCCTCGCCATGTGGGTCGAACACTGTGTGCAAGGAACGTAATGGCTCCGGGTCCTGCCGGTGTCGGGCCAACTACTCCGGGGACCCGTACACCGGGTGTAGGCCCGAGTGTGTGCTGACCACTGACTGTCCCCCGTCCCGTGCCTGCGTCAGCAATCGCTGCGTGGACCCGTGTCCCGGCGTCTGTGGCGTCAACGCGCAGTGTCAGGTCATCAACCACGTCCCGGTCTGCTCCTGCGTGGCAGGTTTCACCGGCAACCCCCTGACCTCGTGCCAACTCATCCCTCCTTGTAAGCTTTACTAA